A window of the Phaseolus vulgaris cultivar G19833 chromosome 5, P. vulgaris v2.0, whole genome shotgun sequence genome harbors these coding sequences:
- the LOC137834535 gene encoding vicilin-like seed storage protein At2g28490: protein MGSSVTLLILLFVLCHGVTVTMGRFWSTEGEERKEDPPTPDNLFLMKKSKLVIKTSAGKMRVFESYGGKASERHLHIGFITMEPKSLFIPQYIDSTLIIFVRSGEAKLGFVNKGKLARRRLKMGDVYQIPAGSAFYIVNIEGGQKLHIICSIEPSESLGDDVFQSFYIGGGLHPAPVLAGFEHEILEASFNVSGEELRKFFTKKHGGAIVHVRDSHATSIWTEFLQLEEEEKLQHLNEMVQQRQENVEMEKEDEDEESGDEEEQQTSWSWRKLLESVFGEENKNTREMITKRPPRTYNLYDRKPDFQNTYGWSIAVDGSHYHPLRSSGVGIYHVNLSAGSMMAPHVNPRATEYGIVLKGSGRIQVVFPDGSNAMDTQIKEGDVFFIPRYYAFCQIASNGEPLEFFGFTTSAQKNRPIFLVGATSLIRTMMGPELATAFGVSEKTMRSMAKAQHEAVILPAPHQEVQVVVDAVPKLSKE from the exons ATGGGAAGCAGCGTCACCCTTTTGATCTTATTGTTTGTTCTTTGCCATGGCGTCACAGTAACAATGGGGCGGTTCTGGAGTACAGAGGGGGAAGAGAGAAAAGAGGATCCTCCAACCCCAGACAATTTGTTCTTGATGAAGAAATCCAAACTCGTGATCAAAACCAGCGCTGGGAAGATGCGAGTGTTTGAAAGTTATGGTGGTAAAGCTTCGGAGAGGCACTTGCACATTGGTTTCATTACTATGGAACCAAAGTCCCTTTTCATTCCTCAGTACATTGATTCCACTTTGATCATATTCGTGCGTTCag GGGAAGCAAAGTTGGGATTCGTAAACAAAGGCAAACTGGCGCGAAGACGTTTAAAGATGGGAGACGTATATCAAATTCCAGCTGGTTCTGCATTCTACATAGTTAACATTGAAGGTGGCCAAAAGCTTCACATTATCTGCAGCATTGAACCCTCTGAAAGCTTGGGAGATGATGTTTTCCAG TCCTTCTATATTGGAGGTGGACTTCATCCAGCCCCAGTACTTGCTGGATTCGAGCATGAAATCCTTGAAGCTTCTTTTAAC GTATCTGGAGAAGAGTTAAGAAAATTCTTCACTAAGAAACACGGGGGGGCGATTGTGCATGTGAGAGATTCACATGCCACAAGCATATGGACCGAgttccttcagcttgaggagGAAGAAAAACTGCAACACCTGAATGAGATGGTACAGCAACGACAAGAAAACGTGGAAATGGAGAAGGAGGATGAGGATGAGGAATCTGGTGATGAAGAAGAGCAACAAACAAGTTGGTCATGGAGGAAGCTCTTGGAATCTGTATTTGGGGAAGAGAACAAGAACACGAGGGAGATGATTACTAAAAGACCCCCTCGCACTTACAACCTTTATGACAGAAAACCAGATTTTCAAAACACTTATGGTTGGAGCATTGCTGTAGATGGCTCTCACTATCATCCACTCAGAAGTTCTGGCGTTGGCATTTATCATGTCAATCTCTCAGCT GGATCAATGATGGCACCCCATGTGAATCCAAGGGCAACAGAATATGGCATAGTGCTAAAAGGTTCAGGTAGGATCCAAGTAGTGTTTCCAGATGGAAGCAATGCAATGGACACTCAGATAAAAGAAGGGGATGTGTTCTTCATTCCAAGGTACTATGCCTTCTGCCAAATAGCATCAAATGGTGAACCACTAGAGTTCTTTGGCTTCACCACCTCGGCTCAGAAGAATAGGCCAATATTTCTGGTGGGAGCCACGTCCCTCATAAGGACCATGATGGGGCCTGAGCTAGCAACTGCATTTGGGGTGAGTGAAAAGACCATGAGGAGCATGGCTAAGGCACAACACGAAGCTGTGATTCTACCAGCACCACATCAAGAGGTGCAGGTGGTGGTGGATGCAGTTCCAAAGCTTTCAAAGGAATGA
- the LOC137835757 gene encoding LOB domain-containing protein 1-like has translation MESDTNTTLTSSPTFSHSSNTLSSSSPPQLVMTPCAACKILRRRCADKCVLAPYFPPTEPAKFTTAHRVFGASNIIKFLQELPESQRADAVASMVYEAGARIRDPVYGCAGAICQLQKQVNELQAQLAKAQAEVVTMQLQQANLVALICMEMSQTPQESPQQSPDNFITSPSHNSGYQNNLSFFEDNTNLNSMWEPLWT, from the exons ATGGAGAGTGACACAAACACCACCCTTACTTCCTCTCCCACATTCTCTCACTCCTCTAAcaccctttcttcttcttcccctCCCCAACTTGTCATGACCCCTTGTGCTGCATGCAAAATCCTCAGGCGAAGATGTGCTGACAAATGTGTCTTGGCACCTTATTTCCCTCCCACCGAACCAGCCAAGTTCACCACTGCTCACCGTGTCTTCGGTGCCAGCAACATCATCAAGTTCTTACAG GAACTTCCAGAGTCTCAGAGAGCTGATGCAGTGGCGAGCATGGTTTACGAGGCTGGTGCAAGAATAAGAGACCCTGTATATGGATGTGCAGGTGCAATTTGCCAGCTCCAAAAGCAGGTCAATGAACTTCAAGCACAGTTAGCAAAGGCACAAGCTGAGGTTGTAACCATGCAATTACAGCAAGCCAATCTCGTGGCTCTAATTTGCATGGAAATGTCACAGACTCCACAGGAATCACCACAACAATCCCCGGACAATTTCATCACAAGTCCTTCCCACAACAGTGGATATCAGAACAATCTTAGTTTCTTTGAGGATAACACCAACCTAAACTCTATGTGGGAGCCTCTTTGGACATGA
- the LOC137835756 gene encoding protein disulfide-isomerase 5-1 — translation MATRTLTHTAIPFLIFLSFFFCTQSEVITLTSDTFNDKIKEKDTAWFVKFCVPWCKHCKNLGTLWDDLGKVVEGEDEIEVGEVDCGMEKTVCSKVDIHSYPTFKVFYDGEEVARYQGSRDVESMKTFVLEEAEKAAAKALDSDKEL, via the exons ATGGCCACCAGAACTCTCACTCACACTGCAATACCCtttctcatttttctctctttctttttttgtaCTCAATCCGAGGTTATAACCTTAACCTCTGATACATTTAATGATAAG ATCAAGGAGAAGGACACTGCGTGGTTTGTGAAATTCTGCGTCCCCTGGTGCAAGCATTG CAAAAACCTGGGCACGTTGTGGGATGATTTGGGGAAGGTAGTGGAAGGAGAAGATGAAATAGAGGTCGGGGAAGTCGATTGTGGCATGGAGAAAACAGTCTGTTCCAAAGTTGATATTCACTCGTATCCTACCTTTAAGGTTTTCTATGATGGTGAAGAAGTAGCTAGATATCAAG GTTCAAGGGATGTTGAATCAATGAAAACCTTTGTTTTGGAAGAAGCTGAAAAGGCAGCAGCAAAAGCACTTGACAgcgataaagaattataa